A genome region from Nocardiopsis exhalans includes the following:
- a CDS encoding DUF6879 family protein, with amino-acid sequence MTTTVPTSTSLTTEASLSKVTPTRDSRRLRASPWSRSPHTSCGRPSVLLDGDAWRALFDRFGSEAWRLEVQPTYTMPGEADSFARFLRGESKPESHNSRWHGRVKGYRADGKYVGRVRIVRRPLTDYQRYQFAWGIPGNLAAGEDIRVLDLTGKDLGLPDFDFWLFDETRIVRLNYRPDGTQINRELVDDDPAAYREWKRIAIEASVPFSTYVESQGGART; translated from the coding sequence ATGACGACGACTGTCCCAACGTCTACCTCGCTGACAACGGAAGCATCGTTGTCCAAGGTGACACCTACACGGGATTCACGCCGCCTCAGGGCGAGTCCCTGGTCGAGATCCCCCCACACGTCCTGCGGGAGGCCTTCCGTGCTCTTGGATGGTGACGCCTGGAGAGCCCTCTTCGACCGATTCGGGTCTGAGGCCTGGCGGTTGGAAGTACAGCCCACCTACACCATGCCCGGAGAAGCCGACAGCTTCGCCCGGTTTCTTCGCGGTGAATCCAAGCCGGAGTCCCATAACTCCAGATGGCATGGGCGGGTGAAGGGATATCGGGCTGATGGAAAGTACGTTGGGCGAGTCCGAATAGTTCGACGCCCGTTGACGGACTATCAGCGCTATCAGTTCGCCTGGGGAATTCCGGGGAACCTCGCGGCGGGCGAGGACATCCGTGTCCTCGACCTGACCGGGAAGGACCTGGGTCTTCCGGATTTCGACTTCTGGCTGTTCGATGAGACCAGAATCGTACGGCTCAACTACCGGCCCGACGGCACCCAGATCAACCGGGAGCTCGTCGACGACGACCCTGCCGCCTATCGGGAGTGGAAGCGGATCGCGATCGAGGCGAGCGTTCCGTTCTCGACCTACGTAGAGTCGCAGGGTGGCGCTAGAACCTGA
- the tgmB gene encoding ATP-grasp ribosomal peptide maturase — MTTTDHAGTVVLVLTCLEDITADLVIKVLHDRGATVVRLDPTDLGQGVSFDSVIGGGSPTWSGNLRTPTRTIGLADIDAVYYRRPSSWGSAHPDLRTAAFVTTEARHGFGGLLHNLPRAVYVNHPCAVTRADRKPGQLQTAARIGLNVPPTLVTNDLNAARTFAEKHGNVVYKPFRGLPQAEDGTAGAIWAQRVEPSTFDESLSVTAHLFQAEVDKVADARVTAVGNQLFASCITTLEGALDWRRADWGELSHAPVAVPASISSMLRRYLEAYGLTFGCFDFALTGPEEDPRSWVWLECNPNGQWGWLPDSAGIAEAFADSLTTQRTRP; from the coding sequence ATGACAACGACTGACCACGCGGGCACCGTGGTCCTGGTGCTGACCTGCCTGGAAGACATCACCGCGGACCTGGTCATCAAGGTGCTCCATGACCGGGGTGCCACCGTGGTCCGGCTGGACCCGACCGACCTCGGTCAGGGAGTGTCGTTCGATTCGGTGATCGGTGGGGGCTCCCCCACCTGGAGCGGGAACCTGCGCACCCCGACCCGCACCATCGGGCTGGCCGACATCGATGCCGTGTACTACCGCCGTCCCTCTTCTTGGGGGTCGGCGCATCCCGACCTCCGGACAGCCGCGTTCGTCACGACCGAGGCACGCCACGGATTCGGCGGGCTGCTTCACAACCTTCCGCGAGCTGTCTACGTCAACCACCCTTGTGCCGTGACCCGGGCCGACCGCAAACCCGGTCAGCTCCAGACCGCCGCCCGGATTGGGCTCAACGTCCCACCCACCCTGGTGACCAACGACCTGAATGCCGCACGGACCTTCGCTGAGAAGCACGGCAACGTCGTCTACAAACCGTTCCGCGGGCTTCCCCAGGCCGAGGACGGCACCGCTGGTGCCATCTGGGCTCAGCGTGTGGAGCCGAGCACATTCGACGAATCCCTCTCCGTCACGGCACACCTGTTCCAAGCTGAGGTGGACAAGGTCGCTGACGCCCGAGTGACCGCGGTCGGGAATCAGCTCTTCGCGTCTTGTATCACCACCTTGGAGGGGGCCCTGGACTGGAGACGAGCGGACTGGGGCGAGCTGTCCCACGCCCCGGTCGCCGTGCCTGCATCCATCTCCTCAATGCTCAGGCGCTACCTGGAGGCGTACGGCCTGACCTTCGGCTGCTTCGACTTCGCCTTGACCGGCCCGGAAGAAGACCCCCGGTCGTGGGTGTGGTTGGAGTGTAATCCCAACGGTCAGTGGGGCTGGTTGCCCGATTCCGCTGGCATCGCCGAGGCCTTCGCAGATTCTCTGACCACGCAAAGGACACGACCTTGA
- the lpdA gene encoding dihydrolipoyl dehydrogenase, which produces MGQQHFDLVVLGAGPGGYVAAIRAAQLGLKAAVVEEKYWGGVCLNVGCIPSKALLRNAELAHLFNNEADYFGIKVDGTVEFDYGKAFSRSREVADGRVKGVHFLMKKNKITELNGRGTFVDDHTIEVKGEDGSTETVTFDNAVIAAGSSTKLIPGTSLSERVVTYEEQILTEKLPESIIIAGAGAIGVEFAYVMSNYGVDVTIVEFLDRVVPLEDEEVSKEIARAYKKLGVKILTSTKVERVEDTGSGVKVTVTGSGGKEQTLEADKLLQAIGFAPNVEGYGLDRTGVELTERGAIAIDGRGRTNVPHIFAIGDVTAKLMLAHTAEAMGIVAVETIADAETQEIDYRFIPRATYCQPQIASFGYSEKEAREAGYDVQVAKFPFMANGKAHGLGDTRGFVKIISDGKYGEFLGAHMVGPDVTELLPELTLAQQWDLTVHEVARNIHAHPTLSEAVKEAVHGLAGHMINY; this is translated from the coding sequence ATGGGACAGCAACACTTCGATCTGGTCGTTCTCGGTGCCGGGCCTGGCGGTTACGTCGCGGCGATCCGCGCGGCCCAGCTCGGCCTCAAGGCGGCCGTCGTCGAGGAGAAGTACTGGGGCGGGGTCTGCCTCAACGTGGGCTGCATCCCCTCCAAGGCCCTGCTGCGCAACGCCGAGCTGGCCCACCTGTTCAACAACGAGGCCGACTACTTCGGCATCAAGGTGGACGGCACGGTCGAGTTCGACTACGGCAAGGCGTTCAGCCGCAGCCGGGAAGTAGCGGACGGCCGGGTCAAGGGCGTCCACTTCCTGATGAAGAAGAACAAGATCACCGAGCTCAACGGGCGCGGCACCTTCGTCGACGACCACACGATCGAGGTCAAGGGCGAGGACGGCTCCACCGAGACCGTCACCTTCGACAACGCGGTGATCGCCGCGGGCTCCTCCACCAAGCTGATCCCCGGCACCTCGCTGTCGGAGCGGGTCGTCACCTACGAGGAGCAGATCCTCACCGAGAAGCTCCCCGAGAGCATCATCATCGCGGGCGCGGGCGCCATCGGCGTCGAGTTCGCCTACGTGATGAGCAACTACGGGGTGGACGTCACCATCGTGGAGTTCCTCGACCGGGTCGTCCCGCTGGAGGACGAGGAGGTCTCCAAGGAGATCGCCCGCGCCTACAAGAAGCTCGGCGTGAAGATCCTGACCTCCACCAAGGTGGAGAGGGTCGAGGACACCGGCTCGGGTGTGAAGGTGACCGTCACCGGGAGCGGCGGCAAGGAACAGACCCTGGAGGCGGACAAGCTGCTCCAGGCGATCGGTTTCGCGCCCAACGTCGAGGGCTACGGCCTGGACAGGACCGGGGTGGAGCTGACCGAGCGCGGCGCCATCGCCATCGACGGGCGCGGCCGCACCAACGTCCCGCACATCTTCGCGATCGGCGACGTCACCGCCAAGCTCATGCTGGCGCACACCGCCGAGGCCATGGGCATCGTGGCGGTGGAGACCATCGCGGACGCCGAGACGCAGGAGATCGACTACCGGTTCATCCCGCGGGCGACCTACTGCCAGCCGCAGATCGCCAGCTTCGGCTACAGCGAGAAGGAGGCCAGGGAGGCGGGCTACGACGTCCAGGTCGCCAAGTTCCCGTTCATGGCCAACGGCAAGGCGCACGGCCTGGGTGACACCCGCGGTTTCGTCAAGATCATCTCCGACGGCAAGTACGGGGAGTTCCTGGGCGCCCACATGGTCGGCCCGGACGTCACCGAGCTGCTGCCGGAGCTGACCCTGGCCCAGCAGTGGGACCTGACGGTGCACGAGGTGGCGCGCAACATCCACGCCCACCCGACCCTCAGCGAGGCGGTCAAGGAAGCCGTGCACGGCCTGGCCGGGCACATGATCAACTACTGA
- a CDS encoding DUF397 domain-containing protein: MHLSHHIQFRKSSYSANASDCVEVADLPNANLIRDTKNREAGHLLFEPTEWRALLVTVRADA; this comes from the coding sequence ATGCACCTGTCCCACCACATCCAGTTCCGCAAGAGCAGCTACAGCGCGAACGCCTCAGACTGCGTCGAGGTCGCTGACCTCCCCAACGCGAACCTGATCCGCGATACAAAAAACCGGGAGGCTGGACACCTGCTGTTCGAGCCCACCGAGTGGCGAGCGCTTCTCGTGACCGTGCGGGCGGATGCCTGA
- the tgmC gene encoding ATP-grasp peptide maturase system methyltransferase, translated as MIEPTTRADELRTQLVQSLTDQGYLPDPHWRKAFEAVPRHVFVPGFYLRSEEEPTDSAGVPVWEPVTERTDPQRWLSAAYSDQTLITQFDGREPDWANPEVRHGGVFSSSATLPSLVATMWDDAQIADGHSVLEIGTGTGYSTAVLCERVGSGNVISMEVDGDRLAQAHRALSECGHTPSLVEADGLFGWQPGSPFDRVVAACSMRHIPRALFNQTRAGGKILVTLSGWLGGSARVLLTVDGQGRGAGPLLAGTISFMPARLHAPPGFGDPRQWARMVEAAPARPAVSAPERISGASVESFLPRFLAQCAAPNAQSVILEESTLLVDVVSGSVALIEPAQGGGWQVLQTGPVRLWDRIESALETYDRAGRPDQESFRVRADESGQWLEHSEMPAFELP; from the coding sequence TTGATCGAGCCGACTACCAGGGCCGACGAACTGCGCACTCAGCTGGTGCAGAGCCTCACCGATCAGGGATACCTGCCCGATCCGCACTGGCGAAAGGCCTTCGAGGCGGTACCCCGGCACGTGTTCGTGCCCGGGTTCTACCTGCGCTCCGAAGAGGAGCCCACCGACTCCGCCGGGGTGCCGGTATGGGAACCGGTGACCGAGCGAACCGACCCACAGCGGTGGCTTTCCGCTGCCTACTCCGATCAGACGCTCATCACCCAGTTCGATGGCCGAGAACCCGACTGGGCCAACCCCGAAGTCCGCCACGGGGGAGTGTTCAGCTCTTCGGCCACCCTGCCCTCGCTGGTCGCCACCATGTGGGACGACGCACAGATCGCTGACGGCCACAGTGTTCTGGAAATCGGCACTGGAACTGGCTACTCAACGGCCGTGCTGTGTGAGCGGGTGGGTTCGGGCAACGTGATTTCGATGGAGGTGGACGGCGACCGCCTGGCCCAGGCTCACCGAGCGCTGTCGGAGTGCGGCCACACCCCGAGCCTGGTCGAGGCCGACGGCCTGTTCGGCTGGCAGCCGGGATCGCCCTTCGATCGAGTGGTGGCGGCCTGCTCGATGCGCCACATCCCCCGGGCGCTGTTCAACCAGACCCGGGCTGGCGGCAAGATCCTGGTGACGCTGTCCGGGTGGCTGGGCGGCAGCGCCCGGGTGCTGCTCACCGTCGACGGACAGGGGCGCGGTGCGGGTCCACTGCTGGCCGGGACCATCTCCTTCATGCCCGCACGCCTGCACGCCCCACCCGGGTTCGGCGATCCTCGCCAGTGGGCCCGTATGGTCGAGGCTGCTCCGGCCCGCCCGGCCGTGTCGGCCCCGGAGCGGATCAGCGGAGCCAGCGTGGAGAGCTTCCTCCCCCGGTTCCTGGCCCAGTGTGCGGCCCCCAACGCCCAGAGCGTGATTCTGGAAGAAAGCACGCTCCTCGTGGACGTGGTCTCTGGCTCGGTGGCGCTGATCGAACCCGCGCAAGGCGGCGGCTGGCAGGTGCTCCAGACCGGTCCGGTGCGTCTGTGGGACCGGATCGAGTCCGCGCTGGAGACCTACGACCGAGCTGGACGCCCGGATCAGGAGAGTTTCCGGGTGAGGGCCGACGAGTCCGGGCAGTGGCTGGAACACTCCGAGATGCCAGCATTCGAGCTTCCTTGA
- a CDS encoding putative ATP-grasp-modified RiPP, whose protein sequence is MPSKTQPPPTHTLPLAPWALRLVTGRLPCTCPPPANTTLDPDTQIALHTGTDGTVIELAKHGTNRTRGTATMSGGGDGSAPQHQSQDDNTTDYDND, encoded by the coding sequence ATGCCCTCGAAAACTCAACCCCCTCCCACTCACACCCTTCCTCTCGCCCCGTGGGCCCTGCGCCTGGTGACCGGCCGCCTTCCGTGCACCTGCCCGCCTCCGGCCAACACAACCCTGGACCCCGATACACAGATCGCACTGCACACCGGAACCGACGGCACCGTCATCGAACTGGCCAAACACGGCACCAACCGGACCCGGGGCACCGCCACCATGTCCGGTGGAGGAGACGGCTCCGCGCCCCAGCACCAGAGCCAGGACGACAACACCACCGACTATGACAACGACTGA
- a CDS encoding DedA family protein, which produces MTTKTDTPQGPGGENTADTAPRPTRAAALKAAGKAWDLEETKRAKAEMKGMRPWPKEMKRQDKVLLWMLIGIPAFLMLTMPLRPFFIADHPIALAFATGSYAAIGAASAFASIGEGSLWLVIVAGAVGKAKISWLFWWVGRRWGINIVNFMVPSERGRKFARKLETMNPWVMRFLIPLSYLPGVPPALPHIVAGVSGMRLTILMLLDLFGALMVTSVVAGIGYTSGQAGVDVVLLIDSYALWIMLALIVGMAILPTIPAVRDQRKRKAQFLKETGEAYDAETERLAAEAAGTAPEAGSGTGAPEAGQNIPDSPESQASSKNA; this is translated from the coding sequence ATGACGACGAAGACGGACACCCCCCAGGGCCCGGGCGGCGAGAACACCGCCGATACCGCTCCCCGTCCCACCCGTGCAGCGGCCCTCAAGGCCGCCGGGAAGGCATGGGACCTGGAGGAGACCAAGCGCGCCAAGGCCGAGATGAAGGGCATGCGCCCCTGGCCCAAGGAGATGAAGCGGCAGGACAAGGTCCTGCTCTGGATGCTCATCGGCATCCCCGCGTTCTTGATGCTGACGATGCCGCTGCGTCCGTTCTTCATCGCCGACCACCCGATCGCCCTGGCGTTCGCCACCGGCAGCTACGCCGCGATCGGGGCAGCCTCGGCCTTCGCGAGCATCGGCGAGGGCTCCCTGTGGCTGGTGATCGTCGCGGGAGCGGTCGGCAAGGCGAAGATCAGCTGGCTCTTCTGGTGGGTGGGCCGCCGCTGGGGGATCAACATCGTCAACTTCATGGTCCCGAGCGAACGCGGCCGCAAGTTCGCCAGGAAGCTGGAGACGATGAACCCGTGGGTCATGCGGTTCCTCATCCCGCTGAGCTACCTGCCGGGCGTACCCCCCGCGCTCCCGCACATCGTCGCCGGGGTGAGCGGGATGCGTCTGACCATCCTGATGCTGCTGGACCTGTTCGGAGCCCTGATGGTCACCTCCGTCGTCGCGGGCATCGGCTACACCTCGGGGCAGGCGGGTGTGGACGTGGTCCTGCTCATCGACAGCTACGCCCTCTGGATCATGCTGGCGCTCATCGTCGGCATGGCGATCCTCCCGACCATCCCCGCCGTCAGGGATCAGCGCAAGCGCAAGGCCCAGTTCCTGAAGGAGACAGGTGAGGCATACGACGCCGAGACCGAGCGGCTGGCCGCCGAAGCCGCGGGGACCGCCCCCGAGGCCGGATCCGGAACCGGCGCCCCCGAGGCCGGGCAGAACATTCCCGACTCCCCCGAATCCCAGGCGTCCAGCAAGAACGCCTGA
- a CDS encoding OmpA family protein, with protein MARKTPLTVVALMVSGSLLLSGCTPVSDWWSETFGDASGPPEVREEFPYVREGRIFQDTGQDAEMRFSITGLERTDDYTVMHYEVTYPGDFEGPNRNLSMAHTLVDPLTGRVYRQFLDQEGLKYGSESPNEDGLYPVHDGVTNEYTRYFPRIPDEVAQVTFVGSGLGAMTGITIQDVDEERADPESPNGPDHLSLDNPPARGENLTFANRRPSDDALADEGWVQSFVDSEVASTTRDGDREIISLHSDVMFEFDRSDLTDTAADVVRRAATTLANNVDPDDPTITVIGHTDGIGDAAYNDNLSVKRAETVRNLLAEELGTDYKLEVEGRGMSEPIAREGGPDDEEARARNRRVEFSYVFNPTVEATEDEEYDDDGLGVAQRNVTWPAPYSDDPGSVVAEGEKDGIKLEIYPLRRDGAYVIGTVAMTNTTDAPLAPELGGSESVAGGPEQFNKGTLGGFQLYEPDNGLVRYVAQMDFGDGRYSSFAEEVHMIQPGNTHELVAVFPAPPVDVKELTLRAGPFGEFEEIPVDY; from the coding sequence ATGGCGCGGAAGACGCCCCTCACCGTGGTCGCGCTCATGGTCTCGGGCAGCCTCCTGCTCAGCGGCTGTACCCCCGTGTCCGACTGGTGGTCAGAGACCTTCGGCGACGCGTCCGGCCCGCCGGAGGTCAGGGAGGAGTTCCCCTACGTCCGAGAGGGTCGCATCTTCCAGGACACCGGCCAGGACGCCGAGATGCGCTTCTCCATCACCGGCCTGGAGCGCACCGACGACTACACGGTCATGCACTACGAGGTCACCTACCCAGGCGACTTCGAGGGTCCCAACCGGAACCTGAGCATGGCCCACACCCTGGTCGACCCGCTCACCGGCCGCGTGTACCGGCAGTTCCTCGACCAGGAAGGACTCAAGTACGGCTCCGAGAGCCCGAACGAGGACGGCCTGTACCCCGTGCACGACGGGGTCACCAACGAGTACACCCGCTACTTCCCGCGGATTCCGGACGAGGTCGCGCAGGTGACCTTCGTCGGCAGCGGCCTGGGCGCCATGACCGGCATCACGATCCAGGACGTGGACGAGGAGCGGGCGGACCCCGAGAGCCCCAACGGGCCGGACCACCTGAGTCTCGACAACCCGCCCGCCCGCGGGGAGAACCTCACCTTCGCCAACCGCCGCCCCAGCGATGACGCGCTGGCCGACGAGGGCTGGGTGCAGAGCTTCGTCGACTCCGAGGTGGCCTCCACCACCCGTGACGGCGACCGCGAGATCATCTCGCTGCACTCGGACGTGATGTTCGAGTTCGACCGCTCGGACCTGACCGACACCGCCGCGGACGTCGTGCGGCGCGCGGCCACCACGCTGGCCAACAACGTCGACCCCGACGACCCCACCATCACCGTCATCGGCCACACCGACGGCATCGGCGACGCCGCCTACAACGACAACCTGTCGGTGAAGCGGGCCGAGACCGTGCGCAACCTCCTCGCGGAGGAACTCGGCACGGACTACAAGCTGGAGGTCGAGGGTCGCGGCATGAGCGAGCCCATCGCCCGCGAGGGCGGCCCCGACGACGAGGAGGCGCGCGCCCGCAACCGCCGGGTGGAGTTCTCCTACGTCTTCAACCCCACGGTCGAGGCGACCGAGGACGAGGAGTACGACGACGACGGCCTGGGCGTGGCCCAGCGCAACGTCACCTGGCCCGCCCCCTACAGCGACGACCCGGGTTCGGTGGTCGCCGAGGGCGAGAAGGACGGCATCAAGCTGGAGATCTACCCGCTGCGCAGGGACGGCGCCTACGTCATCGGCACCGTGGCGATGACCAACACCACCGACGCGCCGCTCGCCCCCGAGCTGGGTGGTTCGGAGTCGGTCGCGGGCGGCCCGGAGCAGTTCAACAAGGGCACGCTCGGTGGCTTCCAGCTGTACGAGCCGGACAACGGCCTGGTCCGCTACGTGGCGCAGATGGACTTCGGTGACGGCCGCTACAGCAGCTTCGCCGAGGAGGTGCACATGATCCAGCCCGGTAACACCCACGAGCTGGTCGCGGTGTTCCCGGCCCCGCCCGTGGACGTCAAGGAGCTGACCCTGCGCGCTGGCCCCTTCGGCGAGTTCGAGGAGATCCCGGTCGACTACTGA
- a CDS encoding ATP-binding protein: MAIVSNIHAPTPSYAGRRWSSRLYPGDLTQTRWVRADLAADLHRLAGLPAETNENIVLCASEMFANACAHSRSGQDVEGRVVRTLYMPTAGSIQVAVVDDGQRTDRAEFQTPETPDRSVEEWAEAERGRGLLLIGHLATRWGTRPVLDFPFCEGLGTVTWAEFTLPNTTTGEATR; the protein is encoded by the coding sequence ATGGCCATTGTGTCAAACATCCACGCCCCCACACCCTCTTACGCCGGACGCCGCTGGTCCTCCCGCCTCTACCCAGGCGATCTGACTCAGACCCGCTGGGTGCGCGCGGACCTGGCCGCCGACCTGCACCGCCTGGCCGGACTCCCCGCCGAGACCAACGAGAACATCGTGCTCTGCGCCAGTGAGATGTTCGCCAACGCCTGCGCGCACTCGCGTTCGGGGCAGGATGTCGAGGGCCGGGTGGTCCGCACGCTCTACATGCCCACCGCGGGCAGCATTCAGGTCGCGGTCGTGGACGACGGCCAGCGCACCGACCGCGCCGAGTTCCAGACTCCGGAGACCCCGGATCGGTCGGTGGAGGAGTGGGCCGAGGCCGAGCGCGGCCGGGGTCTGCTGCTGATCGGCCACCTCGCCACCCGGTGGGGTACCCGCCCGGTGCTGGACTTCCCCTTCTGCGAAGGCCTGGGCACCGTGACCTGGGCCGAGTTCACCCTCCCCAACACCACCACCGGCGAGGCCACCCGGTGA
- a CDS encoding helix-turn-helix domain-containing protein gives MALEPDELAAASGNLGQTLRELRRTAGLSGERLARRCAMSQSKISKIETGRLTPALVDLDRILNALEVTSEQAGLVLARARLANTEWQGKRELWRKGLETRQDELRSLESSASEARYFLPTMVTGLLATPAYIRASLTHSPGDVSGTVAKKIARQEVLRDGSCSFTFLLTEQAARWAILPAEGMAEQARRLVEVSRLESVRLGVLPLGTVLPRGPMNTFTVYDDRLATVEIFTGRLAFRDLRDVATYRELFAMYEEHALFDDDAREQIQGWWGT, from the coding sequence GTGGCGCTAGAACCTGACGAACTCGCGGCGGCCTCCGGAAACCTGGGGCAGACGTTGCGGGAGCTACGCCGAACAGCCGGGCTCTCGGGTGAGCGGCTGGCTCGGCGCTGCGCCATGTCCCAGAGCAAGATCAGCAAGATCGAGACGGGGCGGCTCACACCCGCGTTGGTTGATCTCGATCGCATCCTCAACGCGCTTGAGGTGACCTCGGAACAGGCCGGGCTCGTGCTCGCGAGAGCGAGGCTGGCCAACACCGAGTGGCAGGGCAAGCGGGAGCTGTGGCGCAAGGGGTTGGAGACTCGGCAGGACGAGTTGCGGTCCCTGGAGAGCTCGGCGTCCGAGGCCCGTTACTTTCTGCCGACGATGGTGACTGGCCTGTTGGCGACCCCCGCTTATATCCGGGCCAGCCTGACCCACTCGCCGGGTGATGTCTCCGGGACCGTGGCCAAGAAGATCGCCCGCCAGGAGGTCCTGCGGGATGGTTCGTGTTCGTTCACCTTCCTGCTGACCGAGCAGGCTGCCCGGTGGGCGATCCTTCCAGCTGAGGGGATGGCCGAACAGGCGCGACGCCTGGTGGAGGTCTCTCGCCTGGAGAGCGTCCGACTGGGGGTGCTCCCGCTCGGCACAGTGCTTCCTCGGGGACCGATGAACACCTTCACCGTCTACGACGACAGGTTGGCCACGGTGGAGATCTTCACCGGCCGACTGGCCTTCCGGGATCTCCGTGATGTGGCGACGTATCGAGAGCTGTTCGCGATGTACGAGGAACACGCGTTGTTCGATGACGACGCACGCGAGCAGATCCAGGGTTGGTGGGGCACCTGA
- a CDS encoding AAA family ATPase translates to MARYPLTRLEADGFGPLDDVDIQLSPRLNVITGDNATGKSQLLKLLYAGTRSLYDASAPTKSVLSSHIANALVGVFRPDQLGRLARRVRGRGRASVRMKYKGIGEPLDFNFASNAQRDVKIHSAPQTQLDDTPVFFPSRELLSLYPGLVSLFETREVEFDETWRDTASLLGRPALLGPRGKDANKLLTPLLNEIEGTVLEENGRFYVRLPSGTAGTGKIEAHLVSEGFRKLAMIIRLVSNGVLLEGGYLFWDEPEANLNPKTQRAVARAIIDLARSGTQVFVATHSVFLLREFELILEEESTTSPIEPRYIGLYREPQAEGDSLSRGVRAESATDPADLSTIAALEAESAQSLRYLGV, encoded by the coding sequence ATGGCACGCTACCCGCTCACCCGACTTGAGGCTGACGGCTTCGGTCCGCTCGACGATGTCGACATTCAGCTCAGCCCGAGGCTGAACGTCATCACCGGGGACAACGCCACGGGAAAGTCACAGCTGCTCAAGCTTTTGTACGCGGGTACCCGGAGCCTGTACGACGCGTCAGCGCCGACCAAGAGTGTGCTCTCTTCGCATATCGCCAATGCCCTCGTCGGTGTGTTCCGCCCTGATCAGCTCGGACGTCTTGCCCGTCGAGTCCGGGGGCGAGGCCGGGCTTCGGTCAGGATGAAGTACAAGGGAATCGGTGAACCTCTGGACTTCAACTTCGCCTCGAACGCTCAAAGAGACGTGAAGATCCACTCGGCTCCGCAAACCCAGCTCGACGACACCCCGGTCTTCTTTCCCTCCCGTGAGCTTCTCTCCCTGTACCCGGGCTTGGTCTCGTTGTTCGAGACAAGAGAGGTTGAATTCGACGAGACGTGGCGTGATACCGCTTCGCTGTTGGGGCGTCCCGCACTGCTGGGCCCGAGGGGCAAGGACGCCAACAAGCTCCTGACCCCTCTCCTGAACGAGATCGAGGGGACCGTCCTGGAGGAGAACGGGCGCTTCTACGTTCGACTTCCCAGCGGAACGGCGGGGACGGGCAAGATCGAAGCGCATCTGGTGTCCGAGGGATTCCGGAAGCTGGCGATGATCATCAGACTCGTCTCCAACGGAGTGCTCCTGGAGGGCGGTTACCTGTTCTGGGATGAGCCTGAGGCGAATCTCAACCCGAAGACGCAACGAGCGGTAGCCAGAGCCATCATCGACCTCGCCCGAAGCGGCACCCAGGTGTTCGTCGCTACTCACAGCGTGTTTCTCCTACGGGAATTCGAACTGATCCTCGAGGAGGAGTCGACGACCAGTCCCATCGAGCCCCGGTACATCGGGCTCTACCGGGAGCCGCAGGCGGAAGGAGACTCCCTTTCGCGGGGCGTCCGTGCCGAATCCGCGACGGACCCTGCTGACCTGAGCACCATCGCCGCCCTGGAAGCTGAGTCCGCTCAGAGCCTGCGGTATTTGGGAGTCTGA
- a CDS encoding helix-turn-helix domain-containing protein: MRESPTVRKRRLVRELRRMRTAAGLSIEEARKQMGWTSGRLNHMEAGRSRPDSSALKDLMNTYGISDTAKREAILELGRQSKKRGWWTKFDDVLSDDFIGFEAEAAEISTFQPIVMPGLLQTPEYAALSARASLARTEEEIERIVTARVLRQKILQRDDAPELHTIVTEEALIRLWRSDRELARHQIRHLIDTAEALNTVTVQVHPQSAGIFAATSGAFTILDYADELDQPLVYVDTTETGIYMEEEAQVTAYKKVFEHVSMDALSKAASVELMKQIITS, from the coding sequence ATGAGGGAGTCACCGACAGTCCGCAAGCGCCGTCTTGTTCGCGAGCTACGTCGCATGCGCACGGCTGCCGGGCTGTCCATCGAGGAAGCCCGCAAACAGATGGGATGGACATCAGGTCGCCTGAATCACATGGAGGCAGGCCGCTCTCGCCCTGATTCGAGCGCGCTCAAGGACCTGATGAACACCTACGGCATCAGCGATACCGCGAAGCGCGAGGCGATCCTGGAGCTGGGGCGACAGTCGAAAAAGCGTGGATGGTGGACGAAGTTCGACGATGTGCTGTCCGACGACTTCATCGGTTTCGAGGCCGAGGCAGCTGAGATCAGCACCTTCCAGCCCATCGTCATGCCTGGCCTGCTTCAGACCCCTGAATACGCAGCGCTCTCCGCGCGAGCCTCCCTCGCTCGTACGGAAGAAGAGATCGAGCGCATCGTGACCGCCAGGGTTCTCAGGCAGAAGATCCTGCAACGTGATGATGCCCCTGAGCTGCACACGATCGTCACAGAAGAGGCCCTCATCCGGCTGTGGCGCAGTGACCGGGAACTAGCTCGACATCAGATCAGGCACCTGATCGACACGGCCGAGGCTCTGAACACGGTGACCGTCCAGGTGCACCCCCAGTCAGCGGGGATCTTCGCCGCCACCAGCGGCGCATTCACGATTCTTGATTACGCCGATGAACTGGATCAGCCCCTCGTTTACGTTGACACCACTGAGACCGGTATCTACATGGAGGAAGAGGCACAGGTCACGGCGTACAAGAAGGTATTCGAGCACGTCAGCATGGACGCCCTGTCCAAAGCGGCATCCGTAGAGCTGATGAAGCAGATCATCACGAGCTAG